One Hippocampus zosterae strain Florida chromosome 21, ASM2543408v3, whole genome shotgun sequence genomic region harbors:
- the nrf1 gene encoding nuclear respiratory factor 1, with the protein MDDHGVHQTEHMTTIEASAVTQQVHVTTYADTSMMSADEDSTSSPDDDPYDDTDILNSAGNDEVTAHLAAAGPVGMAAAAAVATGKKRKRPHIFESNPSIRKRQQTRLLRKLRATLDEYTTRVGQQAIVLCMSPNKPNPVFKVFGAAPLENVVRKYKGMMLEDLENALAEHAPAGGELASELPPLTIDGIPVSVDKMTQAQLRAFIPEMLKYSTGRGKPGWGKESCKPVWWPEDIPWANVRSDVRSEDQKQRVSWTQALRTIVKNCYKQHGREDLLYAFEEQQITTTTAQHHLTTAQSIAHLVPSQTVVQTINNPDGTVSLIQVGTGHTVATLADASELPGVTVAQVNYSTVADGEVDQNWATIQSGEMTIQTTQASEATQAVASLAEAAVAASHEMQPGATVTMAINSEAAAHAVATLAEATLQGGGQIVLAETAAAVGALAGVQDATGLVQIPVSMYQTVVTSLAQGNRPVQVAMAPVATRIDSTMTLDGQAVEVVTLEQ; encoded by the exons ATGGATGATCACGGCGTTCACCAGACCGAACACATGACCACCATCGAAGCCAGCGCCGTCACTCAGCAG GTGCACGTGACCACCTACGCTGACACGTCCATGATGAGCGCAGACGAAGACTCCACCTCCTCGCCGGACGATGATCCCTACGACGACACAGACATCCTCAACTCGGCCGGCAATGACGAGGTCACCGCCCATCTGGCCGCCGCAG GTCCCGTCGGCATGGCAGCAGCTGCCGCTGTGGCGACGGGAAAGAAAAGGAAGAGGCCCCACATCTTTGAATCCAACCCGTCCATACGCAAAAGGCAGCAGACGCGTCTCCTCAG GAAACTGAGGGCCACCCTGGACGAGTACACCACCCGCGTGGGCCAGCAGGCCATTGTGCTGTGCATGTCCCCCAACAAACCGAACCCAGTCTTCAAAGTCTTCGGCGCTGCTCCGCTGGAGAATGTG GTGAGGAAATACAAAGGCATGATGCTGGAGGACCTGGAGAACGCCCTGGCCGAGCACGCCCCCGCCGGAGGGGAGCTGGCGTCGGAGCTGCCCCCGCTCACCATCGACGGCATCCCCGTCTCTGTGGACAAGATGACCCAA GCCCAGCTGCGTGCCTTCATCCCGGAGATGCTGAAGTACTCAACGGGCCGAGGTAAGCCCGGCTGGGGCAAGGAGAGTTGCAAGCCCGTTTGGTGGCCCGAAGACATCCCTTGGGCCAACGTGCGTAGCGACGTGCGATCTGAGGACCAGAAACAGAGG GTGTCCTGGACGCAAGCGCTGCGGACCATCGTTAAAAACTGCTACAAGCAACACGGCCGCGAGGATCTGCTTTACGCCTTTGAGGAGCAGCagatcaccaccaccaccgcgcaGCACCACCTGACCACCGCCCAGAGCATCGCCCACCTTGTGCCCTCACAGACAGTGGTACAGACCATCAACAACCCCGACGGCACCGTGTCGCTCATCCAGGTCGGGACGGGACACACCGTGGCCACGCTGGCCGATGCCTCGGAACTCCCCGGCGTGACGGTGGCGCAGGTCAACTACTCGACGGTGGCGGACGGCGAG GTGGACCAAAACTGGGCCACCATCCAGAGCGGCGAGATGACAATCCAAACCACGCAGGCGTCCGAGGCCACGCAGGCGGTGGCGTCGCTGGCGGAAGCTGCCGTCGCCGCCAGTCACGAGATGCAGCCGGGAGCCACCGTCACCATGGCGATCAACAG CGAGGCGGCGGCCCACGCCGTGGCGACACTAGCGGAGGCCACGCTCCAAGGCGGGGGGCAGATAGTCCTCGCCGAGACGGCGGCCGCTGTTGGTGCGCTAGCAGGGGTGCAGGACGCAACAG GTCTGGTCCAGATTCCAGTCAGCATGTATCAGACGGTGGTGACGAGTCTGGCGCAAGGCAACAGGCCCGTGCAGGTGGCCATGGCGCCGGTAGCCACGCGCATCGACAGCACGATGACGCTGGACGGCCAGGCGGTGGAGGTGGTAACACTGGAGCAATGA